In one window of Kosmotoga pacifica DNA:
- the mrdA gene encoding penicillin-binding protein 2: MNFRRSDLLIFIFFIAMTIFVFRLVELQLIEHRKYQEEVEKITTRTLKLPAERGKILDRNGEPLAWDSRYHVIHKKVAHFSDTARNELLDVFSEETDPEKTLKRLEVSGEIILHLTPDKFYKAKNITEITITDESVRRYSENMGVSHVVGYINTEGIPQRGVEKQYDYLLSGKPGEKVLLVDSLGREILTKSKLPPKKGVDIQITIDASLSSEIYAIFKEIGQPGAAVVMSNNGEILALVSYPSYNPNLFSHGISEKDWQRLKLDPQAPLLNRAISPYSPGSVIKPFISMVALKAGISPDATLSCNGSYQFKDSEGRTLSVFRDWYLYGHGIVDLKKAITVSCNVYFYQLGLQLHIDTLSKFAHRWRIFERTGIDLPEETAGIFPDPAWKLKNYGEQWYPGDTILSSIGQGYVLATPLEIARMTAIIANRGKDVIPHLLPGLSQTSTVVELPAENWDILIDAMRKVISKKGKSPADEGTAYHAFAGFKYEVAGKTGTAETSSTPHSWFTGFSPVNDPKVIVTVFVENGGYGSTVAAPIARKILEFYYKENLSE; encoded by the coding sequence TTGAACTTCAGAAGAAGTGATCTACTGATATTTATCTTCTTCATAGCGATGACCATATTTGTTTTCAGACTGGTAGAACTCCAGCTGATCGAACATAGAAAGTATCAAGAAGAAGTAGAAAAAATCACAACGAGAACTCTGAAATTACCAGCTGAACGCGGGAAAATACTCGATAGGAACGGAGAGCCTTTAGCGTGGGATTCGCGATATCATGTAATACACAAGAAGGTGGCTCATTTCTCTGATACCGCAAGAAACGAATTGCTGGACGTTTTTTCTGAAGAAACGGACCCTGAAAAAACGTTGAAAAGACTCGAAGTATCTGGAGAGATAATACTTCACCTAACCCCGGATAAATTCTACAAAGCCAAAAACATTACGGAAATAACCATAACAGACGAATCTGTTAGAAGATATAGTGAAAACATGGGAGTATCTCATGTGGTTGGTTATATAAACACCGAAGGAATACCGCAAAGAGGAGTAGAAAAACAGTACGACTATCTCCTATCAGGTAAACCTGGTGAAAAAGTGTTACTTGTGGATAGTCTTGGTAGAGAGATCCTCACAAAGAGTAAACTTCCTCCCAAAAAAGGTGTTGACATTCAGATCACGATAGATGCTTCTTTGAGTTCGGAAATATACGCTATTTTCAAAGAAATCGGCCAACCTGGTGCTGCTGTGGTAATGTCAAACAATGGTGAGATTCTTGCGCTGGTATCATATCCATCTTACAACCCAAATCTATTCTCTCATGGTATTTCAGAAAAAGATTGGCAGCGACTCAAATTGGATCCCCAAGCACCTCTGTTAAATAGAGCTATCAGCCCGTATTCTCCTGGATCCGTTATCAAGCCTTTCATATCGATGGTAGCTCTCAAAGCAGGTATATCTCCCGATGCCACTTTGAGTTGTAATGGAAGCTACCAGTTCAAAGACTCAGAAGGGCGTACTCTCTCTGTATTCAGGGACTGGTATCTGTACGGACACGGAATCGTGGATCTGAAAAAAGCTATCACTGTCTCCTGTAACGTGTATTTTTACCAGCTAGGACTTCAGCTGCATATCGATACTCTTTCTAAATTTGCTCACCGCTGGAGAATCTTTGAGCGAACAGGCATAGATCTTCCCGAAGAGACGGCCGGTATATTTCCAGATCCTGCGTGGAAACTAAAAAACTACGGCGAGCAATGGTACCCCGGCGACACAATTCTCAGTTCTATAGGACAGGGATACGTACTCGCTACGCCCCTTGAAATTGCCAGAATGACGGCAATTATTGCTAATCGCGGAAAAGATGTGATCCCACACCTCCTACCAGGGCTCTCTCAAACTTCAACCGTCGTCGAATTGCCTGCTGAAAACTGGGATATATTAATTGATGCCATGAGGAAAGTCATATCAAAAAAGGGAAAATCTCCAGCTGACGAAGGTACAGCTTACCACGCCTTTGCAGGTTTCAAGTATGAAGTTGCAGGGAAAACCGGAACCGCAGAAACAAGTAGTACACCGCATTCATGGTTCACGGGTTTTTCACCTGTTAATGATCCCAAGGTTATAGTCACGGTCTTCGTAGAAAATGGAGGCTATGGTTCCACAGTTGCCGCTCCCATAGCACGTAAAATACTGGAATTTTACTACAAAGAGAATCTTTCAGAATGA